In Tachysurus vachellii isolate PV-2020 chromosome 3, HZAU_Pvac_v1, whole genome shotgun sequence, one genomic interval encodes:
- the sgcb gene encoding beta-sarcoglycan, which translates to MASEQESSNGPVKKSMREKAIERRAVSKEHNSNFKAGYVPIEEERLHKTGLRGRKGNIAVCIIVLLFLLALINLIITLVIWTVIRIGPNGCDSMEFHESGLLRFKQKADMGVVHPLHKSTVGGRKDQDLVITGNNNPVVFQQGNTRLSVEKDKTSITSDLGVSFTDPRTQTTFFSTDFDNHEFHLPKQVNVLNVKKASTERITSNASSDLMIGGDGKAIIRGNEGVFIMGKTVEFKMGGDIELKAENSIILNGSVMFSPSHIPNTSQGVVYFNEGLERYKLCMCADGTLFRVQVKYPNMGCQTTDNPCGAAH; encoded by the exons GAGAGCTCAAATGGTCCGGTGAAGAAGTCAATGCGTGAGAAGGCTATTGAGAGAAGGGCCGTTAGTAAGGAACACAACAGTAACTTCAAGGCTGGATACGTGCCCATAGAGGAAGAGAGACTGCACAAGACAGGGCTGAGGGGTCGAAAAGGCAACATTGCCGTGTGCATCATCGTCTTGCTCTTCCTGCTTGCACTCATCAACCTTATT ATAACACTGGTGATCTGGACGGTTATTCGGATCGGCCCTAACGGCTGCGACAGTATGGAGTTCCATGAGAGCGGCCTACTGCGCTTTAAGCAGAAAGCTGACATGGGGGTGGTTCACCCACTGCACAAGAGCACTGTGGGAGGGAGGAAGGACCAGGACCTTGTCATCACTGGCAACAACAACCCA GTGGTGTTTCAACAAGGCAACACCAGGCTAAGCGTTGAAAAAGACAAAACGTCTATCACCAGTGACCTGGGTGTTTCTTTTACTGACCCACGCACACAAACCACCTTCTTCAGCACAGACTTTGATAACCACGAGTTCCACTTACCCAAACAGGTCAATGTGCTCAACGTAAAGAAAGCCTCCACTGAAAGG ATCACAAGCAACGCGTCGTCCGATCTGATGATCGGAGGTGACGGCAAGGCCATCATTCGTGGAAACGAGGGCGTCTTCATCATGGGCAAGACGGTTGAGTTCAAGATGGGTGGTGATATTGAACTGAAAGCC GAGAACAGCATTATTCTGAACGGCTCGGTGATGTTTAGTCCATCGCACATCCCTAACACCTCTCAAGGGGTTGTGTATTTCAACGAAGGCCTGGAGAGGTACAAGCTCTGTATGTGTGCAGATGGGACCCTGTTCAGAGTGCAAGTCAAATATCCTAACATGGGCTGCCAGACCACGGATAACCCCTGTGGAGCTGCGCACTGA